In Fragaria vesca subsp. vesca unplaced genomic scaffold, FraVesHawaii_1.0 scf0512944, whole genome shotgun sequence, the following are encoded in one genomic region:
- the LOC101305328 gene encoding disease resistance protein At4g27190-like, producing the protein MASSASLPSSAESSSSSSTARPCKYDVFLSFRGPDTRRGITSQLYDQLHNKRRIATFLDDRDLEVGDAISPTLLKAIEESWFAIVVLSPNYASSTWCLEELAKICEWMEGNNRILPLFYNVELTDVRHQKGCFEEAFNKHESSGRHTSEKVQRWKDALSKVASFSGWDSNNYKTDTELVEKIVDSVFKRIQPFDVEFTMSTRDFEAYEATRKSMGEIIKKLKDDNVTAIGVYGMGGVGKTTLVKHVAAQLCKNGIFHHVVMVVVSQSPNIERIQHTLLAKLQGPDFQLQESERASRLYKEIMRKTNVLIILDDVWGFIDLLEMGIPSYDELKKCNSKVLLTTRSRHVCHSMDSQASIPLHFLSEPDSWSLFVKKTRRSFDTPDFDIVARKVARECRGLPIALIAVARALGDKDLAEWQSAAQQLKKSQMASPDHDDTAFKCLKLSYDYLKNEDYKSCFLLCCLFPEDYDIRIEDLFKYAIGKGLFRDTDTIYEARAIADTVVKHLIDSSLLLDSEYYGGRVRMHDVARDTAMGIAKCEDGHGFLVRAGCGLKDWSCRSHEDYYAISLMENKLHSLPEELIGPKLKILLLQGNRYLNEIPDTFSQSRNELRVLDLSRTNISLLPQSFNLLTKLQALHLDFCLKAVDISIVGKLKKLEILSMRQYPLTELSREIGNLTNLRMLDIGGSSFKGGGIVTIPSEVISKLHKLEELYMMYCGFVNWESPIEGEGDQINIGFGELAGLSKLKNLQVSLPNAECIPKNVEVEPGWFYFDIRIGGCTSDPNYQFDRKSRSLLLREITISTLPDWFIKAVTEKTEKLEYKRCKGMSDIVMEYDQRRLGKLKHLRVCGDLSDSYVYLKELMNTTRRVETGPVFENLEELRLIFLIHLEELCVETTKSGETRFKLCV; encoded by the exons ATGGCCTCCTCTGCATCTCTTCCTTCGTCCGctgaatcatcatcatcatcatcaacagctCGTCCGTGCAAATATgatgtgtttttgagtttcaggggTCCTGACACTCGGAGGGGAATTACTTCTCAATTATATGATCAGCTGCATAACAAGAGAAGAATTGCAACATTCTTGGATGATCGAGATCTTGAAGTAGGGGATGCTATATCTCCCACTCTACTAAAAGCAATTGAAGAATCATGGTTTGCAATTGTTGTCCTTTCTCCAAACTATGCCTCTTCTActtggtgtttggaggaacTTGCAAAGATCTGTGAGTGGATGGAAGGAAACAACAGAATTCTTCCACTTTTTTATAATGTCGAGCTTACTGATGTAAGACATCAAAAGGGATGTTTTGAAGAAGCTTTCAACAAGCATGAAAGCTCTGGGCGACACACATCAGAGAAGGTGCAGCGGTGGAAGGATGCTTTGAGCAAAGTGGCCAGTTTCTCTGGGTGGGATTCAAACAATTACAA AACTGATACAGAACTTGTGGAGAAAATTGTGGATTCTGTGTTCAAAAGAATACAACCTTTTGACGTTGAGTTTACAATGTCCACCCGAGATTTTGAAGCGTATGAAGCAACAAGAAAATCCATGGGTGAGATTATTAAGAAGCTTAAAGATGACAACGTCACTGCCATTGGGGTCTACGGAATGGGCGGAGTCGGCAAGACAACCCTGGTAAAACATGTCGCTGCTCAATTATgcaaaaatgggatttttcatcatgtgGTTATGGTTGTTGTATCCCAAAGCCCCAACATCGAAAGAATTCAACACACATTATTGGCGAAGCTACAGGGCCCTGACTTCCAGTTacaagaaagtgaaagagCCTCTAGATTGTATAAAGAGATAATGAGGAAAACCAATGTCCTCATAATCTTGGACGACGTTTGGGGGTTTATAGATTTGTTAGAAATGGGAATTCCCAGCTATGACGAGCTCAAAAAATGCAATTCCAAAGTCTTACTCACCACCAGGAGTCGGCATGTTTGTCATTCCATGGACAGCCAAGCAAGCATTCCTCTCCATTTCTTATCAGAACCAGATTCCTGGAGCTTGTTTgtcaagaaaacaagaagatctTTTGATACCCCTGATTTTGATATTGTAGCGAGGAAGGTAGCTAGAGAATGTAGGGGTCTACCGATTGCCCTGATAGCTGTTGCAAGGGCACTTGGAGATAAAGATCTGGCGGAATGGCAATCAGCAGCTCAACAATTAAAGAAGTCGCAAATGGCCAGCCCTGACCATGATGACACAGCTTTCAAATGTTTGAAATTAAGCTATGATTACTTGAAAAATGAGGACTACAAATCATGCTTCTTGTTGTGTTGCCTATTTCCAGAAGACTATGACATCCGAATCGAAGACTTGTTCAAGTATGCAATTGGGAAAGGATTGTTTCGAGACACCGACACAATATATGAAGCCAGAGCAATAGCAGATACAGTGGTCAAGCACCTGATAGATTCTAGCTTGCTTTTGGATAGTGAATATTATGGTGGACGTGTAAGGATGCACGACGTCGCCCGGGATACAGCCATGGGAATTGCAAAATGTGAAGATGGACATGGGTTTTTGGTGAGAGCTGGATGTGGTCTTAAGGATTGGTCATGTCGATCACATGAAGACTACTATGCTATCTCACTAATGGAGAATAAACTTCACAGTCTACCCGAAGAGTTGATAGGTCCAAAACTGAAGATTTTATTACTACAAGGGAATCGGTATTTAAATGAGATCCCAGATACCTTTTCCCAAAGTCGGAATGAATTAAGAGTGTTAGATCTTAGCCGCACCAACATTTCATTGCTGCCCCAATCATTCAATCTCCTGACCAAGCTCCAAGCTTTGCATCTAGATTTTTGCTTGAAAGCAGTTGACATTTCCATAGTCGGAAAACTTAAGAAGCTTGAGATTCTTAGTATGAGACAATATCCTCTTACGGAGCTGTCTAGAGAAATAGGAAATTTGACCAATCTAAGGATGTTGGATATCGGTGGCAGTAGTTTTAAAGGTGGAGGTATTGTCACAATTCCATCTGAAGTGATATCAAAGCTGCATAAATTAGAAGAATTGTACATGATGTATTGTGGATTTGTGAACTGGGAAAGTCCAATTGAGGGAGAAGGAGATCAAATCAATATTGGCTTTGGTGAGCTAGCTGGTTTATCAAAGTTAAAAAATTTGCAAGTTTCCTTACCTAATGCAGAATGCATCCCTAAAAATGTCGAGGTCGAACCGGGTTGGTTTTACTTTGATATACGTATTGGCGGATGCACAAGCGATCCAAATTATCAGTTTGATCGTAAATCAAGATCCTTGCTTCTTCGTGAAATAACCATCAGTACCTTACCTGATTGGTTTATCAAAGCGGTGacagagaaaacagagaagctaGAGTACAAGCGCTGCAAAGGGATGAGTGACATTGTTATGGAATATGACCAGAGGAGGTTAGGTAAACTCAAACATCTCAGAGTATGTGGGGATTTAAGTGATTCCTATGTGTACTTGAAAGAGTTGATGAACACAACAAGACGAGTTGAAACAGGACCCGTGTTTGAGAATTTGGAAGAGTTGCGTCTGATATTTCTAATCCACCTGGAGGAGTTGTGTGTTG AGACTACCAAATCTGGAGAAACTAGATTTAAACTGTGTGTATGA
- the LOC101303577 gene encoding uncharacterized protein LOC101303577 produces MHLLCLKAPRNICNGPAPHAMFQSLKILTIYRCELLQSLFASDVAECLVELEDLLVEWCPLLERVMEAVNKEKTVLPKLKNLVLKELPLLYGASGAVDIECPSLEQLFVVDCPSLPFLTSSDLFEGLESRNQFSFSTSASDYFGSTYPVQLNDLQLYELLSARQQSI; encoded by the exons ATGCATTTGCTGTGTCTAAAAGCACCAAGAAACATATGTAATGGTCCTGCTCCACATGCAATGTTCCAGAGTCTTAAGATTTTGACGATTTACCGTTGCGAGCTGCTGCAAAGTCTGTTTGCATCTGATGTAGCTGAGTGTCTTGTTGAATTGGAAGACCTTCTTGTAGAGTGGTGTCCTTTGTTGGAAAGAGTAATGGAAGCAGTGAACAAGGAGAAGACGGTTCtaccaaaattgaagaacttggtTTTGAAGGAACTTCCTTTGTTGTATGGTGCAAGTGGTGCTGTTGACATTGAGTGTCCTTCTCTGGAACAATTGTTTGTGGTGGATTGCCCCAGTCTTCCATTTTTAACCTCTTCTGATCTCTTTGAAGGCTTGGAAAGTAGGAAccagttttcattttcaacctCCGCTTCTGACTACTTTGGCAGCACGTACCCAGTCCAACTTAATGATCTACAATTGTACGAGCTTTTAAGTGCCAG GCAACAGAGCATCTAG